In Blautia wexlerae DSM 19850, a single window of DNA contains:
- a CDS encoding ABC transporter ATP-binding protein, whose product MLEIKDLSVRYGKQAPTIEHFNLNMKKGEIISVVGESGSGKTTVIRAVLGALAGGGKVTQGDILFNGKSLLTNTKDEWRQLRGTRISMIFQDCGGTLNPIRKIGSQFVEYICTHSKVSKDEAWKKGVSMLEKMRLPEAENIMNSYPHQLSGGMRQRVGIAMAMTFNPELLLADEPTSALDVTTQAQIVRQMMELRDDFHTGIIIVTHNIGVAAYMADQLIVMQHGKVVDQGTRDEVMNHPTSDYTKKLLAAVPEMEGRRFV is encoded by the coding sequence ATGCTTGAAATAAAGGATCTCTCAGTCCGGTATGGAAAGCAGGCACCTACTATCGAGCATTTCAACCTGAACATGAAGAAGGGCGAGATCATCAGTGTTGTAGGTGAGAGTGGAAGTGGAAAAACCACTGTTATCAGAGCTGTCCTCGGCGCACTTGCCGGGGGCGGTAAGGTAACACAGGGAGATATCCTCTTTAACGGAAAATCCCTGCTGACCAATACCAAGGATGAATGGAGACAGTTAAGAGGAACACGTATATCCATGATCTTCCAGGACTGCGGCGGAACCCTGAATCCGATCCGTAAGATTGGAAGCCAGTTCGTGGAATACATCTGTACTCATTCAAAAGTGTCAAAAGATGAAGCGTGGAAAAAAGGAGTAAGCATGCTGGAGAAAATGCGTCTCCCGGAAGCAGAGAATATTATGAACAGTTATCCTCATCAGCTTTCCGGTGGTATGCGTCAGCGTGTGGGTATTGCCATGGCAATGACCTTTAATCCTGAACTGCTTCTGGCAGACGAACCCACCAGTGCATTGGATGTGACTACACAGGCACAGATTGTTCGTCAGATGATGGAGCTGCGTGACGATTTCCACACAGGCATTATCATCGTAACCCATAACATTGGTGTAGCTGCTTATATGGCAGACCAGCTGATTGTTATGCAGCATGGCAAAGTGGTGGATCAGGGAACAAGGGATGAGGTTATGAATCATCCGACCAGTGATTATACAAAGAAACTTCTGGCAGCAGTACCGGAAATGGAGGGACGCCGTTTTGTTTAA
- a CDS encoding ABC transporter ATP-binding protein, protein MFKESDIVLNAKHIVKQFPASHGRTLTACNDINLNVYKGKTLGIVGESGCGKSTFVRMVISLDKPTSGEILYHGKNLADLSKKETWLNRQNMQMVFQDPLASFDPKMKIVDILTEPLINFGKLKKSEKEAKARELLEMVELPGDFVDRYPHNMSGGQRQRISIARALSLEPEILVCDEATSALDVSVQESVIELLVRLQKEKNISMLFICHDLALIRSFAHQIAVMYLGNIVEVIPGEDVTEYAVHPYTQALLGAQFSIHMDPSQKIQSIESEAPSPLDVPKGCPFQNRCEHCTDRCKAEMPKLKEIAPGHEAACFYVEEHLKN, encoded by the coding sequence TTGTTTAAGGAATCAGATATCGTGCTCAATGCAAAGCACATCGTAAAACAGTTTCCGGCCTCCCATGGACGGACACTGACAGCCTGCAATGACATTAACCTGAATGTCTATAAGGGCAAGACATTAGGAATTGTAGGAGAGAGCGGATGTGGTAAATCCACATTCGTAAGGATGGTTATTTCCCTTGACAAGCCTACCAGCGGTGAGATTCTGTATCATGGCAAAAACCTTGCTGATCTTTCCAAAAAGGAAACATGGTTAAACCGCCAGAATATGCAGATGGTTTTCCAGGATCCGCTGGCATCCTTTGATCCGAAGATGAAGATCGTGGATATCCTTACAGAGCCACTGATCAACTTCGGAAAATTAAAGAAAAGCGAGAAAGAAGCCAAAGCAAGAGAACTGCTGGAAATGGTAGAGCTGCCTGGAGATTTCGTAGATCGTTATCCTCACAACATGAGTGGCGGACAGAGACAGAGAATCAGTATTGCAAGAGCGCTTTCACTGGAACCGGAGATTCTGGTTTGTGATGAGGCGACTTCTGCACTGGATGTTTCTGTACAGGAATCTGTGATCGAGCTTCTGGTACGCCTTCAGAAAGAAAAAAATATCAGCATGCTTTTCATCTGCCATGACCTGGCGCTGATCCGCTCTTTTGCCCATCAGATCGCTGTTATGTATCTGGGAAATATCGTAGAGGTTATTCCAGGTGAAGATGTTACAGAGTATGCAGTGCATCCATATACACAGGCACTTCTGGGTGCACAGTTCTCCATTCATATGGATCCCAGCCAGAAGATCCAAAGTATCGAGAGTGAAGCACCAAGTCCTCTGGATGTACCCAAGGGTTGTCCTTTCCAGAACCGCTGTGAGCATTGCACAGACAGATGTAAGGCAGAGATGCCGAAGCTGAAAGAGATTGCTCCCGGACATGAAGCAGCTTGTTTCTATGTGGAGGAGCATCTGAAAAATTGA
- a CDS encoding succinylglutamate desuccinylase/aspartoacylase family protein, which yields MRTLRVADLEAKPGEKVSGYVHVIGAEFGIPVTLICGEKEGGTVLISGGVHNAEYVGIQAAMQLADELDPKKIAGNIIVIRLMNRTGFEHRTMSLTYEDGKNLNRVFPGNPNGTLSDRIAYTVVTEFFQKADYYVDLHCGDGFEGLVSYVYCTGAAASEVAAKSREMAEIAHVDYLVTSMCGTGGAYNYAGSMGIPSILLERGHSSRWCEDLVAEDVHDVKNIIRHLGILRGKSHIHGKPPIEVSPVIYEDAPVSGCWYPAKQPGETFKEGEVLGRICDYFGRELFVYRAKMGGIILYQTISLCIMKDTPMVSYGTWDEDTQGKIEVGCEVCGNEKHKHGHHHHKSEEKHHKRHEHHKHHEDK from the coding sequence ATGAGGACATTACGGGTAGCAGATCTGGAGGCGAAGCCGGGTGAGAAAGTATCTGGGTATGTGCATGTTATTGGTGCAGAATTCGGAATTCCGGTAACACTGATCTGCGGAGAAAAAGAAGGCGGAACGGTTCTTATTTCCGGCGGCGTGCATAATGCAGAATATGTAGGGATTCAGGCTGCCATGCAGCTTGCAGATGAACTGGATCCGAAGAAGATCGCAGGAAATATCATTGTGATCCGTCTGATGAACAGGACGGGATTTGAGCACCGTACCATGAGTCTTACCTATGAGGATGGAAAAAACCTGAACAGAGTTTTCCCTGGAAATCCAAACGGGACGCTCAGTGACAGGATTGCTTATACGGTTGTGACAGAATTTTTCCAGAAGGCAGATTACTATGTGGATCTGCATTGCGGTGACGGATTTGAAGGTCTGGTATCTTATGTATACTGTACAGGTGCAGCAGCTTCGGAAGTAGCCGCAAAGAGCCGGGAGATGGCGGAAATCGCACATGTGGACTATCTGGTAACTTCCATGTGTGGAACAGGTGGAGCCTACAACTACGCCGGAAGCATGGGAATCCCGAGTATCCTGCTGGAACGTGGACATAGTTCCCGCTGGTGCGAAGATCTGGTAGCGGAGGATGTTCATGATGTGAAGAATATCATCAGACATCTGGGAATCCTTCGTGGGAAGTCTCATATTCATGGCAAACCACCGATAGAAGTAAGTCCTGTGATTTATGAAGATGCCCCGGTATCAGGCTGCTGGTATCCGGCGAAACAGCCCGGTGAGACATTTAAAGAAGGCGAAGTACTGGGAAGAATCTGCGATTATTTTGGACGTGAACTGTTTGTATACAGAGCCAAAATGGGTGGTATTATTCTTTATCAGACCATCAGTCTGTGCATTATGAAGGATACGCCGATGGTTTCTTATGGTACCTGGGATGAGGATACACAGGGTAAGATTGAAGTAGGATGTGAAGTGTGCGGAAATGAGAAACATAAGCATGGACACCATCATCATAAATCAGAGGAAAAACATCATAAACGGCATGAACATCATAAGCATCATGAGGATAAATAA
- a CDS encoding DUF2284 domain-containing protein yields MDLIKEALSMGFADAAIMDTKDLVFVPEYRQFCEDNLCGNYNLVPACPPACGTVEEMQAKALKYEKALVLQTVLKDPIMDPVLFKQAKHAQNILTEQLARQMQEAGKEDILIMSAGPYKNCSCMSAYSVDAQKMADAVGMVCWADDSDVRFFTQILFHEDYSKPHK; encoded by the coding sequence ATGGATTTAATAAAAGAAGCACTTTCCATGGGTTTCGCAGATGCAGCGATCATGGATACAAAAGACCTGGTATTTGTACCGGAATACAGGCAGTTCTGCGAGGACAATCTCTGTGGAAATTATAACCTGGTTCCTGCATGTCCGCCTGCCTGCGGTACTGTAGAAGAAATGCAGGCAAAGGCATTGAAATATGAAAAGGCACTGGTTCTCCAGACTGTTCTGAAAGATCCGATCATGGATCCGGTTCTTTTCAAGCAGGCGAAACATGCACAGAATATTCTTACAGAACAGCTTGCCAGACAGATGCAGGAAGCGGGAAAAGAAGATATCCTGATCATGAGCGCAGGACCGTATAAGAATTGTTCCTGTATGTCCGCCTACAGTGTAGATGCACAGAAAATGGCTGATGCAGTAGGTATGGTCTGCTGGGCAGATGACTCAGATGTAAGATTCTTTACACAGATTCTGTTTCACGAAGATTATAGCAAGCCTCATAAATAA
- a CDS encoding TetR/AcrR family transcriptional regulator, which yields MINEAGKGEKTKYRLARSMKECMKTMSVDNITVKQITENCGVTRQTFYRNFMDKFDLINWYFDKLLAKSFEHMGMGKTVYDALVKKFTYIQEEHIFFAAAFKYDSQNSLRQHDFELILDFYENLIREKTGRIPDETIHCILEMYCQSSIYMTVKWVLGELECAPEGLAKILVDGMPGKLSELFEKLEILS from the coding sequence ATGATAAATGAAGCAGGTAAGGGTGAGAAAACGAAATACCGTCTTGCGCGGTCAATGAAGGAATGTATGAAAACGATGTCTGTAGATAACATTACAGTAAAACAGATCACAGAGAATTGTGGTGTTACGAGGCAGACTTTCTATCGGAATTTTATGGACAAATTTGACCTGATCAACTGGTATTTCGATAAGCTTCTGGCGAAATCCTTTGAGCATATGGGAATGGGGAAAACTGTTTATGATGCTCTGGTAAAGAAGTTTACCTATATTCAGGAAGAGCATATTTTCTTTGCAGCAGCATTTAAATATGACAGTCAGAACAGTCTGCGCCAGCATGATTTTGAACTGATCCTGGATTTCTATGAGAATCTGATCCGTGAGAAAACAGGAAGAATCCCGGATGAGACTATACATTGTATTCTGGAAATGTACTGCCAGAGTTCTATTTATATGACTGTAAAATGGGTACTGGGAGAGTTGGAATGTGCACCGGAGGGACTGGCGAAAATTTTAGTTGACGGGATGCCGGGAAAACTCTCGGAATTGTTTGAAAAGTTGGAAATATTGTCATAA
- the fucO gene encoding lactaldehyde reductase, with product MANRINLNQTSYHGAGAIEEIANEAKAHGFKKAFVCSDPDLVKFHVTSKVTDILEKNGLAYELYSDIKPNPTIENVQHGVQAFKNSEADYLIAIGGGSSMDTSKAIGIIIANPEFEDVRSLEGTAPTRKPCVPIIAVPTTAGTAAEVTINYVITDVERKRKFVCVDPHDMPIIAVIDPEMMSSMPKGLTASTGMDALTHAIEGYTTKAAWEMTDMFHLKAIELISKSLRGAVENTKEGREGMALGQYIAGMGFSNVGLGIAHSMAHTLGAVYDTPHGVACAMMLPIVMEYNQECTGEKYREIARAMGVKGVDEMSQDEYRKAAIEAVKKLSVDVGIPTKLEAIKEEDLQFLAESAHADACAPGNPKDASVEDLKDLFRKIM from the coding sequence ATGGCAAACAGAATTAACTTAAATCAGACATCTTATCACGGAGCAGGAGCAATCGAGGAAATCGCAAACGAAGCAAAAGCACATGGCTTTAAGAAAGCTTTCGTATGTTCTGACCCTGATCTTGTAAAATTCCATGTAACAAGTAAAGTTACAGATATTCTTGAGAAAAACGGACTTGCATATGAACTGTATTCAGACATCAAACCGAACCCGACAATCGAGAACGTACAGCACGGTGTTCAGGCATTTAAGAATTCTGAAGCGGATTATCTGATCGCAATCGGCGGTGGTTCTTCCATGGACACTTCCAAAGCAATCGGTATTATTATTGCAAACCCTGAATTCGAAGATGTAAGGAGTCTGGAAGGTACAGCTCCGACCAGGAAACCTTGTGTACCGATCATTGCAGTTCCGACAACAGCAGGTACAGCAGCAGAGGTAACTATCAATTACGTTATCACAGATGTAGAAAGAAAACGTAAATTTGTATGCGTTGACCCACATGACATGCCGATCATCGCAGTTATTGATCCTGAAATGATGTCCTCCATGCCAAAGGGACTGACAGCTTCCACAGGTATGGATGCCCTCACTCATGCAATCGAAGGATATACAACAAAAGCTGCGTGGGAAATGACAGATATGTTCCATTTAAAAGCAATCGAGCTGATCTCCAAATCTCTCCGCGGTGCTGTTGAAAACACAAAAGAAGGTCGTGAAGGAATGGCTCTTGGACAGTATATCGCTGGTATGGGATTCTCTAACGTAGGTCTTGGAATCGCTCATTCCATGGCTCATACACTTGGTGCTGTTTATGACACACCACACGGTGTTGCCTGCGCAATGATGCTTCCAATTGTTATGGAATACAATCAGGAATGCACAGGTGAGAAATATCGTGAGATCGCCAGAGCAATGGGTGTCAAAGGCGTAGATGAAATGTCTCAGGATGAATACAGAAAAGCAGCAATCGAAGCTGTTAAGAAACTCTCTGTTGATGTAGGAATCCCGACTAAACTGGAAGCAATCAAAGAAGAAGATCTCCAGTTCCTGGCAGAATCCGCACATGCAGACGCATGCGCACCGGGAAACCCGAAAGATGCAAGCGTAGAAGATCTGAAAGACCTGTTCCGTAAGATTATGTAA
- a CDS encoding GTP pyrophosphokinase, producing MTDEEYYEFIQPYEDAKQMLLTRLDVLNHNLYGEASARPIHNIQCRIKKKQSIEEKLQRKEKEPTVMNAKDYLQDIAGVRVICYFVDDIYNLTELLKSQSDLIVIKERDYIGNPKPNGYRSYHVIVGVPVYCLDGMEYFPVEIQFRTMSMDFWASMEHRISYKKERTDKEQLKEELREYANMLVEIESRFEQYNETDHQQEKRTVTVKQPL from the coding sequence ATGACAGATGAAGAATACTATGAATTTATACAACCATATGAAGATGCTAAACAGATGCTTCTCACACGTCTTGATGTGTTGAATCACAACCTGTACGGTGAGGCATCTGCAAGACCGATCCACAACATCCAATGCAGGATTAAGAAGAAACAGAGTATTGAAGAAAAACTGCAGCGAAAGGAAAAAGAACCTACTGTGATGAATGCGAAGGATTATCTTCAGGATATTGCAGGTGTCAGGGTAATCTGCTATTTTGTAGATGATATCTATAATCTGACAGAACTTCTGAAGAGTCAGAGTGATCTGATAGTAATCAAAGAACGGGATTACATTGGAAACCCGAAGCCAAATGGATATCGGAGCTATCATGTGATCGTAGGAGTGCCGGTATATTGTCTGGATGGAATGGAATACTTCCCGGTGGAGATACAGTTTCGTACTATGTCCATGGATTTCTGGGCCAGTATGGAGCATCGGATTTCCTACAAAAAGGAACGCACAGATAAGGAACAGCTAAAAGAGGAATTAAGAGAATATGCGAATATGCTGGTAGAGATTGAGAGCCGTTTTGAGCAGTATAATGAGACGGATCATCAACAGGAAAAAAGAACAGTAACAGTAAAACAGCCACTGTAA
- a CDS encoding GGDEF domain-containing protein has protein sequence MKYNQKKKKENIEIFLFIMVMAVFAAVLGVMSLGEKMQPVNQIRKISSGWYYYDNGKRTEVTLPDTIQAEKGEELILYNDGITDLDAGKVVTTRGAQYDLKIWLGDRPIYEYQDTTFVRNTQMKSKLECVGEIPTDMQNEPLKLVYSNPHHGKYVLTSVYIGTGSAVIALHLQNSGIVIGIALCFLVLSVISLLITVYLKYRQMPDDRFRDVALFLMICAVWLITDSSAIQTYSSHPDMLCTISFYMFMLHSVPMLHFAQKIGGLKKERILDAGIAVFYLNAFIQGLLAYFGVFTFADMLFVTHVLLITWVLIVAVLLWKEYRKKPDRSVQIILIAYMILLFSGLLSLSLYWLFEISYYGAIFEFGILVFLVMIIADTVISLVGKVRYRTEMQAYERLMKEDWMTGMQSREPFENLLAEIPKTMNEHKDILLVFMDIDYLRRINNDFGRAAGDEVIVAAARCIENVFGAIGKCYRTGGDEFAVVVFDPEEDRNVLSEKLDKEIRRYNRNSRYRMSISRGFSSIRDDRGKLKTTGEWKYEADTNMYQNKMKERKTYEL, from the coding sequence GTGAAATATAATCAGAAGAAGAAAAAAGAAAACATAGAGATATTTCTGTTTATCATGGTGATGGCTGTTTTTGCTGCTGTTCTGGGAGTTATGTCACTGGGAGAAAAGATGCAGCCGGTGAACCAGATCAGGAAGATATCTTCTGGCTGGTACTATTATGACAACGGAAAAAGAACAGAAGTTACTCTTCCGGATACAATACAGGCAGAGAAAGGGGAAGAACTGATATTATATAATGACGGGATTACTGATCTGGATGCCGGTAAGGTAGTTACAACCAGAGGTGCACAGTATGATCTGAAAATCTGGCTGGGTGACCGTCCCATCTATGAATATCAGGATACAACCTTTGTAAGGAATACGCAGATGAAATCAAAACTGGAATGTGTAGGGGAAATCCCTACAGACATGCAGAATGAGCCGCTGAAGCTGGTTTATTCAAATCCACATCACGGAAAGTATGTTTTGACTTCTGTTTATATTGGAACCGGAAGTGCAGTCATTGCTTTACATTTACAGAATTCAGGAATAGTTATAGGTATTGCTTTGTGTTTTCTTGTTTTGAGCGTTATTTCTCTGTTGATTACAGTTTATCTGAAATACCGTCAGATGCCGGATGACAGATTTCGCGATGTAGCATTGTTCCTTATGATATGTGCAGTCTGGCTGATTACAGATTCTTCTGCGATCCAGACCTATAGCAGTCATCCGGATATGCTTTGTACGATTTCTTTTTATATGTTTATGTTACATTCGGTACCGATGCTGCATTTTGCCCAGAAAATAGGTGGACTGAAAAAGGAACGCATTCTGGATGCAGGAATTGCTGTGTTTTATCTGAATGCATTTATTCAGGGACTTCTGGCCTATTTCGGGGTATTCACGTTTGCAGATATGCTGTTTGTAACACATGTTCTGCTGATAACGTGGGTACTGATCGTAGCGGTACTGCTCTGGAAAGAATATAGAAAGAAGCCGGATCGAAGTGTGCAGATCATATTGATCGCTTATATGATATTATTGTTCAGTGGACTTTTGTCACTGTCATTGTACTGGCTGTTTGAAATATCCTATTATGGAGCAATATTTGAGTTTGGAATACTGGTATTTCTGGTTATGATCATTGCAGATACTGTGATCAGTCTTGTTGGAAAGGTCCGTTACCGGACAGAAATGCAGGCATATGAACGACTGATGAAAGAGGACTGGATGACCGGAATGCAGAGCAGGGAACCTTTTGAAAATCTGCTGGCGGAAATTCCGAAAACCATGAATGAGCATAAGGATATCCTGCTGGTCTTTATGGATATTGATTATCTGCGCAGGATCAATAATGATTTTGGCAGAGCGGCAGGAGATGAGGTTATTGTGGCGGCTGCCAGATGCATTGAGAATGTTTTTGGAGCAATCGGAAAATGTTATCGCACAGGAGGAGATGAGTTTGCGGTAGTTGTGTTTGATCCGGAGGAAGACAGGAATGTATTGTCTGAGAAACTGGATAAAGAAATAAGGCGTTATAACAGAAACAGCAGATATCGCATGTCTATTTCAAGAGGTTTCAGTTCAATTCGGGATGACAGGGGAAAGCTGAAGACAACCGGTGAATGGAAGTATGAGGCAGATACGAATATGTATCAGAATAAAATGAAAGAGAGAAAGACATATGAATTATAA
- a CDS encoding EAL domain-containing protein: MNYNINFQVAAVIITALLLYHFLTQKKLHNANVKTFTYILVLSGLYILSDLLGTLTIMNYTAEDEGTVMGILTGIYLLDILIPYILYSCIPDSHENEKKSGALSVICAGITVAMMIAVLGNLGSGGFFCFDSNDVFQKGTGYVFLYLYALVYIVLIMLRMIRSREDYTPEKMSIAGKILVIEGVCIGVELYTGYIFLSDFGLALGLIFLYLMMNNPGDYIDSTTGAFDKRYFDNWIQEKFTKGIEFHVIAVELFMLKQINKVYGSSTGDLLLVQIARELQNITGSVQVFRTTGNCFLIITDSLTEYEKNRQEIENYFKEPFETDGEKITFPAIICGIINGEKMEKEDVLLAYIEYLISLVKRADETVVIQSDDRILEGFRYEKEVEHFLKTAVDKDLFEVYYQPVFWTKEDRYITLEALSRLKHPCMGMIPPDVFIGIAERQGLIAQIGLLQFRRVCRFIKENEYMMKQIKNVKFNLSPSELLKPGHSQLLINIVKEHELLPKYFQFEITETVATEYSESFCKAVEDFTNAGIGLCLDDFGSGYANLNAVLRLPFDVVKMDRSLLTGITCDEQAAVFYHSIVTVMQNMGYTIVAEGAETEEEVSLLREWGVDMVQGYYFSRPLPEAELLRLFML; encoded by the coding sequence ATGAATTATAATATAAACTTTCAGGTAGCGGCAGTTATTATTACAGCGTTACTCTTATATCATTTTCTGACGCAGAAGAAACTGCATAATGCAAATGTGAAAACATTTACATATATACTTGTCCTGAGCGGTTTATATATTTTGTCTGACCTGTTGGGTACGCTGACAATTATGAATTACACAGCGGAAGATGAAGGAACTGTCATGGGTATTCTGACAGGAATCTATTTGCTTGATATTCTGATTCCTTATATTTTGTATTCATGTATTCCTGATTCGCATGAAAATGAGAAAAAGAGCGGTGCATTATCTGTGATCTGTGCCGGGATTACGGTGGCTATGATGATAGCTGTACTTGGAAACCTTGGAAGCGGGGGATTTTTCTGTTTTGACAGTAATGACGTTTTTCAAAAAGGAACAGGGTATGTGTTTCTTTATCTTTATGCCCTGGTTTATATCGTTCTGATAATGCTGCGTATGATCAGAAGCAGGGAGGACTATACGCCGGAAAAGATGAGTATTGCAGGCAAAATTCTTGTGATCGAAGGCGTATGTATAGGAGTGGAACTGTACACAGGGTACATATTTCTGTCAGATTTTGGACTGGCACTTGGTCTCATATTTCTCTATCTTATGATGAACAATCCAGGTGATTATATAGACAGTACAACAGGAGCATTTGATAAAAGGTATTTTGATAACTGGATACAGGAGAAATTTACCAAAGGAATCGAGTTTCATGTGATTGCTGTAGAGCTGTTTATGCTGAAACAGATTAATAAGGTTTACGGAAGCAGTACAGGTGATCTGCTTCTGGTACAGATTGCAAGAGAACTGCAAAACATTACAGGTTCTGTACAGGTGTTCCGAACCACAGGAAACTGTTTTCTGATCATTACAGATTCATTGACAGAATATGAGAAAAACAGACAGGAGATTGAGAACTATTTCAAAGAACCTTTTGAAACTGACGGGGAAAAAATCACTTTTCCGGCAATCATCTGCGGGATTATCAACGGTGAAAAGATGGAGAAGGAAGATGTACTGCTGGCATATATCGAGTATCTGATATCTTTGGTAAAACGTGCAGATGAAACGGTAGTGATTCAGTCAGATGACAGGATTCTGGAGGGCTTCCGTTATGAAAAAGAGGTGGAGCATTTCCTGAAAACAGCAGTGGATAAAGACCTGTTTGAAGTGTACTATCAGCCGGTATTCTGGACAAAGGAAGATCGTTATATTACTCTCGAAGCTTTGAGCAGGCTGAAGCATCCCTGTATGGGAATGATCCCGCCGGATGTGTTTATCGGTATTGCAGAAAGGCAGGGGCTCATTGCACAGATCGGACTGCTTCAGTTCAGAAGGGTGTGCCGTTTTATTAAAGAGAATGAATATATGATGAAACAGATTAAGAATGTAAAGTTCAATCTGTCACCTTCCGAACTGCTAAAACCGGGACACAGTCAGCTTCTGATTAATATAGTGAAGGAGCATGAGCTTTTACCGAAATATTTTCAGTTTGAGATTACTGAGACAGTGGCAACTGAATATAGTGAAAGTTTCTGCAAAGCTGTGGAGGATTTTACGAATGCGGGAATCGGATTATGTCTGGATGATTTTGGTTCAGGGTATGCAAATCTGAATGCAGTATTGAGACTTCCGTTTGATGTGGTGAAAATGGACAGATCGTTGTTAACAGGGATTACCTGTGATGAACAGGCTGCTGTTTTTTACCACAGTATTGTGACGGTTATGCAGAATATGGGTTATACAATTGTAGCAGAAGGAGCAGAAACAGAAGAAGAGGTGAGTCTGCTGAGAGAATGGGGCGTGGACATGGTCCAGGGATATTACTTCTCAAGACCACTTCCGGAGGCAGAGTTGCTGAGACTTTTCATGTTATAG
- the sstT gene encoding serine/threonine transporter SstT — protein sequence MKKVWDKWTRIALVKRILVGLILGAILGIAVPQATGIAILGDVFVSALKAIAPLLVFFLVVSSLCNAGKSHGGVIKTVIILYMFSTVLAAVIAVFASMAFPVKMTLANAATDTSAPQGIVEVLNNLLLNVVANPVSSLVNANYVGILMWAVLLGLAFRAADKMTKKVLADVADGISMVVTWIINLAPFGIFGLVFNTVSTNGLDIFTTYGKLLLLLVGCMLFIYFVTNPLLVYWCIRQNPYPLIFHCLKRSALTAFFTRSSAANIPVNMKVCEEMGLDRDTYSVTIPLGATINMDGAAITITVMTMATAFTLGIHVDIPTAIILSLLAALSACGASGVAGGSLLLIPMACSLFGISDDISMQVVAVGFIIGVVQDSVETALNSSSDLLLSASAEFRQWRLEGKEIKFK from the coding sequence ATGAAAAAAGTTTGGGACAAATGGACCAGGATTGCTCTTGTAAAGAGAATCCTGGTTGGCCTGATTCTGGGTGCGATTCTGGGAATTGCTGTACCGCAGGCAACAGGAATCGCAATTCTGGGTGATGTCTTTGTAAGTGCATTAAAGGCAATCGCACCTTTGCTGGTATTCTTCCTGGTTGTCAGTTCCCTGTGTAATGCAGGAAAATCTCATGGAGGAGTTATTAAGACAGTTATCATTCTCTATATGTTCAGTACAGTTCTGGCAGCAGTGATTGCAGTATTTGCGAGTATGGCATTTCCTGTAAAGATGACACTTGCAAATGCAGCAACAGATACAAGTGCACCACAGGGTATCGTTGAGGTATTAAATAACCTGCTTCTGAACGTAGTTGCCAACCCGGTATCTTCACTGGTAAATGCAAACTATGTAGGGATCCTGATGTGGGCTGTTCTTCTTGGGCTTGCTTTTCGTGCAGCTGATAAGATGACAAAGAAGGTTCTGGCTGATGTTGCAGATGGTATTTCCATGGTAGTAACCTGGATCATTAATCTTGCACCTTTTGGAATTTTTGGTCTGGTATTTAACACAGTATCTACAAACGGTCTGGATATCTTTACGACTTATGGAAAACTGTTGCTTCTTCTTGTAGGATGTATGCTGTTTATCTATTTTGTGACCAATCCGCTTCTGGTTTACTGGTGCATCCGCCAGAATCCATATCCGCTGATTTTCCACTGCCTGAAGAGAAGTGCGCTGACAGCTTTCTTTACAAGAAGTTCCGCAGCTAATATTCCGGTAAACATGAAAGTCTGTGAAGAGATGGGACTGGACAGAGATACTTATTCTGTAACCATTCCGCTTGGTGCAACTATTAATATGGATGGTGCGGCTATCACTATTACGGTTATGACAATGGCAACTGCATTTACTCTTGGTATTCATGTAGATATTCCGACAGCAATTATCCTGAGTCTTCTTGCAGCTCTGTCAGCATGTGGCGCTTCCGGTGTAGCCGGCGGATCACTTCTTCTGATCCCGATGGCATGCTCTCTGTTCGGAATTTCAGATGACATTTCCATGCAGGTTGTTGCAGTAGGATTTATCATTGGCGTAGTTCAGGATTCTGTAGAAACAGCTCTGAACTCTTCTTCAGATCTTCTGTTATCTGCTTCCGCAGAATTCAGACAGTGGAGACTTGAAGGGAAAGAGATTAAATTTAAATAA